A genomic window from Pecten maximus chromosome 6, xPecMax1.1, whole genome shotgun sequence includes:
- the LOC117329816 gene encoding uncharacterized protein LOC117329816 — MECIPASLPTSAKFIAVCYAFICIFHLGTCTYSCPDDQKAYKRREYLASVNFPNMYKPNQDCEWRVSSSSSNKKIEIKMIDMDIEYDDTCELDYLEIYDGYDDDSPSFGRFCGTETFSIIGSGIHLYFHFHTDSNINGQGFKFEFKTVSFTTVSSSYPPPIGWDRDEKPKDKEEKDESFGGAKLSTLVGGVLGGLCILVVIIAVCCMCSTRICRQCSLSNNGRQRTSVSPHSSDTETRRRNRTRRHSPPQVSPYIPRRGNTNSQIWSPEQSFPMVPINPPPYRETENQPVYLVQGVPGYNSYSAPSSPPPTYSCGLSSDSNPPAYDDDRNSPPNYVPYDESPPRY; from the exons ATGGAATGTATTCCAGCTTCACTCCCCACCTCGGCGAAATTTATAGCCGTTTGCTATGCTTTCATCTGTATTTTTCATTTAG GAACATGTACATACTCGTGCCCGGATGACCAGAAAGCTTATAAAAGGCGAGAATATCTCGCGTCTGTGAACTTTCCTAACATGTACAAACC AAATCAAGATTGCGAGTGGAGGGTGTCGTCGTCGTCTTCTAACAAAAAGATAGAAATTAAGATGATTGATATGGATATTGAATATGACGATACTTGTGAGCTCGACTATCTGGAAATATATGATG GTTACGACGACGATAGTCCATCATTTGGAAGGTTTTGTGGGACGGAGACATTCTCGATAATAGGAAGTGGGATACACTTATACTTTCATTTCCATACGGACAGCAATATTAATGGACAGGGATTCAAATTTGAATTCAAAACCGTTAGTTTTACTACAGTGAGCAGTAGTTATCCGCCTCCTATAGGCTGGGATAGGGATGAAAAAC CCAAGGACAAAGAAGAAAAGGATGAATCGTTTGGTGGTGCTAAACTGTCAACATTAGTTGGTGGTGTTTTGGGTGGTTTGTGTATATTAGTAGTTATAATAGCTGTGTGCTGTATGTGCTCGACACGGATATGTCGACAGTGCAGCCTTAGTAACAATGGAAGGCAGCGGACGTCGGTGTCGCCTCACTCTAGTGATACAGAAACCCGTCGACGGAATCGAACGCGTCGCCATTCTCCTCCTCAAGTGTCGCCATATATACCACGACGCGGAAATACTAATAGTCAAATCTGGAGTCCGGAACAGAGTTTTCCGATGGTGCCTATTAACCCACCGCCCTATAGGGAAACGGAGAATCAGCCTGTGTATTTAGTCCAAGGAGTTCCCGGATATAATTCATACAGTGCTCCGTCTTCACCGCCTCCGACGTATTCTTGTGGGCTTAGTTCGGATTCCAATCCCCCAGCATATGATGATGACAGAAATTCACCACCTAACTATGTACCCTATGATGAAAGCCCTCCACGATACTAA
- the LOC117329817 gene encoding uncharacterized protein LOC117329817 isoform X2 codes for MENRDFGVKFQCLPFLVAILFGFTSCFERRLVATDDEKIIKIPGLIGMNLASPVLENWNITAEDSNNIVELQIDMNIQICETCSCDRLFIYEGGTLLERFCGETNRQVLSSGRSLFVVLLSVNENTHYGSKLTYKQVSKIPNVPVVHEVPVLIPGISSAAFLIICLSIIYCICKRERNKTSRHTNYQHNNQPDVWTTPVSQDTEQFDLPPSYEEVCQNPEAFGMQDLHS; via the exons ATGGAAAACAG aGACTTTGGCGTGAAGTTCCAGTGTTTGCCGTTTTTGGTTGCAATTCTTTTtg GTTTCACCTCCTGTTTTGAGAGAAGACTTGTTGCAACCGATGATgagaaaatcatcaaaatacCAGGCCTCATCGGAATGAATCTAGCGAG CCCTGTACTTGAAAACTGGAATATCACAGCAGAAGATAGCAACAATATAGTTGAACTTCAGATAGACATGAACATTCAGATATGTGAAACATGCAGTTGTGATAGATTATTCATATACGAAG GTGGGACACTGCTCGAACGATTTTGTGGAGAAACCAACAGACAAGTTTTGAGCTCTGGCCGGAGCTTATTCGTGGTGCTCTTGAGTGTTAATGAAAATACTCATTATGGATCCAAACTGACATATAAACAAGTTTCGAAAATACCAAATGTACCTG tcGTACATGAAGTTCCCGTGTTGATCCCTGGCATAAGTTCTGCAGCTTTTCTTATCATATGCCTGTCAATAATCTACTGTATATGTAAGCGGGAGAGAAACAAGACATCTCGCCATACAAACTATCAACATAATAATCAACCAGATGTTTGGACGACGCCTGTGTCACAAGATACTGAGCAGTTTGATCTTCCGCCGTCATATGAAGAGGTTTGCCAGAATCCAGAAGCTTTCGGAATGCAAGATCTGCACAGTTGA
- the LOC117329817 gene encoding uncharacterized protein LOC117329817 isoform X1, with product MSICDTEKRSTSWLAACLSRLCIKDFGVKFQCLPFLVAILFGFTSCFERRLVATDDEKIIKIPGLIGMNLASPVLENWNITAEDSNNIVELQIDMNIQICETCSCDRLFIYEGGTLLERFCGETNRQVLSSGRSLFVVLLSVNENTHYGSKLTYKQVSKIPNVPVVHEVPVLIPGISSAAFLIICLSIIYCICKRERNKTSRHTNYQHNNQPDVWTTPVSQDTEQFDLPPSYEEVCQNPEAFGMQDLHS from the exons ATGAGTATATGTGATACAGAAAAGAGGTCAACTTCCTGGTTGGCCGCTTGTCTTAGCCGTCTCTGTATTAA aGACTTTGGCGTGAAGTTCCAGTGTTTGCCGTTTTTGGTTGCAATTCTTTTtg GTTTCACCTCCTGTTTTGAGAGAAGACTTGTTGCAACCGATGATgagaaaatcatcaaaatacCAGGCCTCATCGGAATGAATCTAGCGAG CCCTGTACTTGAAAACTGGAATATCACAGCAGAAGATAGCAACAATATAGTTGAACTTCAGATAGACATGAACATTCAGATATGTGAAACATGCAGTTGTGATAGATTATTCATATACGAAG GTGGGACACTGCTCGAACGATTTTGTGGAGAAACCAACAGACAAGTTTTGAGCTCTGGCCGGAGCTTATTCGTGGTGCTCTTGAGTGTTAATGAAAATACTCATTATGGATCCAAACTGACATATAAACAAGTTTCGAAAATACCAAATGTACCTG tcGTACATGAAGTTCCCGTGTTGATCCCTGGCATAAGTTCTGCAGCTTTTCTTATCATATGCCTGTCAATAATCTACTGTATATGTAAGCGGGAGAGAAACAAGACATCTCGCCATACAAACTATCAACATAATAATCAACCAGATGTTTGGACGACGCCTGTGTCACAAGATACTGAGCAGTTTGATCTTCCGCCGTCATATGAAGAGGTTTGCCAGAATCCAGAAGCTTTCGGAATGCAAGATCTGCACAGTTGA
- the LOC117329817 gene encoding uncharacterized protein LOC117329817 isoform X3, with product MKDFGVKFQCLPFLVAILFGFTSCFERRLVATDDEKIIKIPGLIGMNLASPVLENWNITAEDSNNIVELQIDMNIQICETCSCDRLFIYEGGTLLERFCGETNRQVLSSGRSLFVVLLSVNENTHYGSKLTYKQVSKIPNVPVVHEVPVLIPGISSAAFLIICLSIIYCICKRERNKTSRHTNYQHNNQPDVWTTPVSQDTEQFDLPPSYEEVCQNPEAFGMQDLHS from the exons ATGAA aGACTTTGGCGTGAAGTTCCAGTGTTTGCCGTTTTTGGTTGCAATTCTTTTtg GTTTCACCTCCTGTTTTGAGAGAAGACTTGTTGCAACCGATGATgagaaaatcatcaaaatacCAGGCCTCATCGGAATGAATCTAGCGAG CCCTGTACTTGAAAACTGGAATATCACAGCAGAAGATAGCAACAATATAGTTGAACTTCAGATAGACATGAACATTCAGATATGTGAAACATGCAGTTGTGATAGATTATTCATATACGAAG GTGGGACACTGCTCGAACGATTTTGTGGAGAAACCAACAGACAAGTTTTGAGCTCTGGCCGGAGCTTATTCGTGGTGCTCTTGAGTGTTAATGAAAATACTCATTATGGATCCAAACTGACATATAAACAAGTTTCGAAAATACCAAATGTACCTG tcGTACATGAAGTTCCCGTGTTGATCCCTGGCATAAGTTCTGCAGCTTTTCTTATCATATGCCTGTCAATAATCTACTGTATATGTAAGCGGGAGAGAAACAAGACATCTCGCCATACAAACTATCAACATAATAATCAACCAGATGTTTGGACGACGCCTGTGTCACAAGATACTGAGCAGTTTGATCTTCCGCCGTCATATGAAGAGGTTTGCCAGAATCCAGAAGCTTTCGGAATGCAAGATCTGCACAGTTGA